In one Mesotoga infera genomic region, the following are encoded:
- a CDS encoding ribosome recycling factor, with translation MSSLLKEAESKMKKSVEKIVEEYSQMRTGRPSPALLESVKVDYYGVPTPINQMATVTATEDRSLIIKPWDKTVLGQIEKAIFGSKLDLTPINDGVNIKLNFPIPTTEQREKWVKLARDNSEKGKIAIRNIRRDAIKEARDLEKASEMTEDDLKKFEDDIQDLTNKYIEEMDNAFEKKSKEIMDF, from the coding sequence ATGAGTAGCCTGCTGAAAGAAGCTGAAAGCAAAATGAAGAAGAGCGTCGAAAAGATCGTCGAAGAGTATAGTCAGATGAGAACGGGCAGACCTTCTCCTGCCCTTCTTGAGTCCGTAAAAGTCGACTACTATGGTGTCCCGACTCCGATCAATCAGATGGCAACGGTAACAGCGACAGAAGACCGCTCTCTTATAATCAAGCCGTGGGACAAGACAGTTCTGGGCCAGATAGAGAAGGCAATATTCGGCTCCAAGCTCGATCTTACACCAATCAACGACGGGGTCAACATCAAACTGAATTTCCCGATACCGACAACGGAACAGAGAGAGAAATGGGTAAAGCTTGCAAGAGACAACTCCGAGAAGGGGAAGATAGCAATTCGAAACATTCGAAGAGATGCAATCAAGGAAGCAAGGGATTTGGAGAAGGCCTCAGAGATGACTGAAGACGACCTAAAGAAATTTGAGGATGATATTCAAGATCTCACGAATAAGTATATAGAAGAGATGGATAATGCTTTCGAAA